From the genome of Ignavibacteriales bacterium, one region includes:
- a CDS encoding amidohydrolase family protein, with product MEKNKISRREFNCRIAKIGVGLLSASAVPSLVIGKQNRSFKGNYIDAHHHLDREFLTSKDKFTLAPIMDWMDRNSVSQTVVQALIQYPENHLTNQSESIFSSDEIFEKFEETNGRVLPFCVVHPDAYNSTEEIVKILKRFKEKGVIGFGELKPKNAEGKSMKFALDDKKMVRIYEACAAVDFPVLFHIDSSFVVDVPGLPALEGVLKKFPEVNFIGHATGWWNSISDDVKDFKGYPKEKIARGGAAMRLLEKYPNMYADLSAGSGLNAITRDPEFGRKFLIDYSHKLLFGTDTFGGSDKSSQSHFDFFNNIDLPGNVRNKICMENARSLLKLNSI from the coding sequence ATGGAAAAGAATAAAATATCAAGAAGGGAATTTAATTGTAGGATTGCAAAAATCGGAGTTGGATTACTTTCTGCGAGTGCTGTTCCCTCCTTGGTAATCGGAAAACAAAATAGAAGTTTCAAAGGAAATTATATTGACGCGCACCATCATCTGGATCGTGAATTTTTGACCAGTAAAGACAAATTCACTTTAGCACCAATCATGGATTGGATGGATAGAAACAGTGTTTCGCAAACTGTTGTGCAAGCGCTAATTCAATATCCCGAAAATCATTTAACAAACCAAAGTGAAAGTATTTTTTCAAGTGATGAAATTTTCGAAAAATTTGAAGAAACAAATGGCCGAGTTTTGCCTTTTTGTGTTGTCCATCCCGATGCTTATAATTCAACAGAAGAAATTGTAAAAATCCTGAAGAGATTTAAGGAAAAAGGGGTCATCGGGTTTGGCGAATTAAAACCTAAAAATGCAGAGGGGAAATCAATGAAATTCGCGCTTGACGATAAAAAAATGGTGAGAATTTATGAGGCTTGTGCAGCAGTTGATTTTCCAGTCTTATTCCACATTGACAGCTCATTCGTTGTTGATGTTCCTGGATTACCTGCCTTGGAAGGGGTTCTTAAAAAATTCCCGGAAGTAAATTTCATAGGCCATGCAACCGGTTGGTGGAATTCAATTTCAGATGATGTCAAAGACTTTAAAGGTTATCCTAAAGAAAAAATAGCTCGGGGCGGTGCGGCCATGAGGCTGCTTGAGAAATATCCAAATATGTATGCTGATTTATCCGCTGGGAGCGGATTAAATGCCATTACCCGTGACCCTGAATTTGGAAGAAAGTTTTTAATCGACTATTCACATAAATTGCTTTTTGGAACCGATACATTTGGAGGCTCTGATAAATCATCTCAATCGCATTTTGATTTTTTTAATAACATTGATTTGCCTGGTAATGTGAGGAATAAAATATGTATGGAGAATGCCCGGTCTCTTCTAAAATTAAACTCGATTTAG
- a CDS encoding glycoside hydrolase family 16 protein, whose translation MRTNVIIISFSLVLLLISCKKDTIVQTEYNSDGYNLVWSDEFDEDGQPDPKNWGYEIGFIRNQELQYYKPSNASCENGFLIIEAKRDSIINPKYKPGSSKWQEQRKYSEYTSASLHTQNRKSFKFGRIEIRAKIDIGAGLWPAFWTQGVSGGWPYNGEVDVMEYYQEKILANFAWGAAQSGKAIWDSYRKPVSELGGEEWAKNFHIWRMDWDSTQIRISLDDLLLNSVDLSETINKDAAGKNPFLQPHYLIINLAIGGTAGGDPKPTPFPVFYVIDYVRVYQKL comes from the coding sequence GTGCGAACCAACGTAATTATAATATCGTTTTCATTAGTCCTTCTTTTAATATCATGTAAAAAAGATACAATTGTTCAAACGGAATATAATTCGGACGGATATAATTTAGTCTGGTCGGATGAATTTGATGAGGACGGACAGCCGGATCCTAAGAACTGGGGTTATGAAATTGGATTTATCCGCAACCAGGAATTGCAATATTATAAACCGAGTAATGCCTCTTGCGAAAATGGATTTCTAATCATTGAGGCAAAGCGCGATAGCATTATAAATCCTAAATATAAACCTGGAAGTTCAAAATGGCAGGAGCAAAGAAAATATTCCGAATATACTTCTGCAAGTCTGCATACACAGAACAGGAAATCATTCAAATTTGGGCGGATTGAAATTCGTGCTAAGATTGATATTGGTGCGGGACTCTGGCCGGCATTTTGGACTCAAGGCGTAAGTGGCGGGTGGCCGTATAACGGTGAAGTTGATGTGATGGAATATTATCAGGAAAAAATTCTTGCAAACTTTGCCTGGGGAGCCGCACAGTCGGGGAAAGCAATATGGGATTCTTACAGAAAGCCTGTTTCGGAATTGGGAGGAGAGGAATGGGCGAAGAATTTTCACATCTGGCGTATGGATTGGGACAGCACTCAAATCCGTATTTCGCTCGATGATTTACTTTTGAATTCAGTTGATCTTTCCGAAACTATTAATAAAGATGCCGCAGGTAAAAATCCTTTCCTGCAGCCGCATTATCTGATTATAAATCTTGCGATCGGAGGAACTGCCGGCGGTGATCCGAAACCAACACCTTTTCCAGTATTCTACGTAATTGATTATGTCCGTGTTTATCAAAAATTATGA
- a CDS encoding alpha-glucuronidase family glycosyl hydrolase — MGKSKVIIGLIFCFILSVPISAQDKSGNGLVGWWSFDQNSSADLSGSGNNAVINSKNFYDMGSGKYCIKMMPKDKPFSIPADSKSTLAIKSGTISFWVNSSTVDNYTLIDYDNGAFALRSYRGYLQPRFKGETKFNFAGGIQNEKWIDHLMREDAFYPHDKALIEENKWHQFAVAYDYENKKFTGWRDGELIAVIDLSGTDVESLKTDELKEILIGEGFTGFIDDLRIYDKVLNDADISKLYKETNSIYKDRDDVIKPDKKLNVYQYNDSDKVLYNAWLNNSKIVDNKYADLFKQIIIQSNNPTINTAGKEFKKAVNELFGTILPVKSTNESTGNILFGTPAESELIKSMSSQLGLSNVTNDGYVIKSLNFNGNSFLVIAANEPAGVVFGTFELIKKIKQQEDLTNLNVLSNPKVKIRIVGHWSWFRGTDGDDWNGGKINPFNREGNRYNSIYSWEDLKTGNTKLIEDWARLLASAGWNAVCPTEINWQEQNNFLHHLNEVITLARIFRNYGIKLYWSPNYLLALDKSTADSLYARVPDFGGYLLKLGSEAQLGNPLPKMVNEIAKNLLPYHGEILLRGFVYGKYRYTFITEEYRNTMQYDIYKPNDGKYLENVTIVGKSNPLDWDLAAPISPLDGAIQKTAYGTEMVIAKSWPASWLEKWKWWLDYDNYHNGKGSYNKNYIKCLLGVSMISPSPAWTSNPLNMVNYYGLGRLAWNPDLSLEQVYDEWISLTFGNDKMIHDKIKEILFMSDDVLKNQYIYRGYRGVWFDTSQDDLIEKKTTHCMNTEGIGIVSPELEKKVMEEYTPELQKIFNDPIKGEEFLPYFHFVKYDYKLTNGRTVIQDLFMNLDDAVAGAEKMLVYWNDLKNNINAKMFKYTQDNLVNYVEDVKDSRSKMIKIIEKLSGRKYSLEVGGK; from the coding sequence ATGGGAAAGAGTAAGGTGATTATCGGTCTTATCTTTTGTTTTATTTTGAGTGTCCCTATATCAGCTCAGGATAAGAGTGGGAATGGATTGGTTGGATGGTGGAGTTTTGATCAGAACTCTAGTGCGGATCTAAGCGGTTCGGGAAATAATGCAGTGATAAACTCAAAAAATTTTTATGATATGGGAAGCGGCAAATATTGTATTAAAATGATGCCGAAGGATAAACCCTTTTCAATTCCAGCAGACTCAAAATCAACACTGGCCATAAAATCGGGAACAATCAGTTTTTGGGTTAATTCCAGTACGGTGGACAATTACACACTGATTGATTATGACAACGGTGCGTTTGCACTTAGAAGTTATCGCGGTTATCTGCAGCCGAGATTTAAAGGCGAAACTAAATTTAATTTTGCAGGCGGAATACAAAATGAAAAATGGATTGACCACCTTATGCGCGAGGACGCATTTTATCCGCACGATAAAGCGTTGATTGAAGAGAATAAATGGCATCAATTTGCGGTAGCATACGATTATGAAAACAAAAAGTTCACCGGTTGGCGTGACGGAGAACTGATCGCAGTTATAGATTTATCCGGAACAGACGTTGAATCTTTAAAAACCGATGAGCTGAAAGAAATATTAATCGGCGAAGGATTCACCGGGTTTATTGATGACTTAAGAATTTATGACAAAGTTCTTAACGATGCTGATATTTCAAAGTTATATAAAGAAACCAACTCAATATATAAAGATAGGGATGATGTTATTAAACCGGATAAAAAATTAAACGTATATCAGTACAACGATTCGGATAAAGTTCTATACAACGCATGGCTAAATAATTCCAAAATTGTAGATAATAAATACGCAGATCTCTTTAAACAGATTATTATCCAAAGCAATAACCCGACGATAAATACAGCAGGTAAAGAATTTAAAAAAGCTGTTAATGAATTGTTCGGGACAATTCTCCCGGTTAAATCTACAAATGAAAGTACAGGTAACATTCTTTTCGGAACGCCGGCAGAATCGGAATTGATAAAATCAATGTCCTCGCAATTAGGATTAAGTAATGTTACAAACGATGGATATGTGATTAAGTCTCTTAATTTTAATGGTAATTCCTTTCTAGTAATTGCCGCGAATGAACCGGCCGGAGTAGTTTTCGGTACATTTGAATTAATTAAGAAAATTAAACAGCAAGAAGATCTTACTAATCTAAATGTCCTCAGCAATCCAAAAGTTAAAATCCGCATTGTTGGTCATTGGTCATGGTTCCGCGGTACGGATGGGGATGATTGGAATGGCGGTAAAATCAACCCGTTCAATCGGGAAGGCAACCGTTACAATTCCATTTATAGTTGGGAAGATTTAAAAACCGGGAATACAAAATTAATTGAAGATTGGGCCCGGCTTTTAGCTTCTGCCGGTTGGAATGCCGTTTGTCCAACAGAAATTAATTGGCAGGAACAAAATAATTTTCTACATCATTTAAATGAAGTTATTACTCTTGCAAGAATTTTTAGAAACTACGGAATAAAACTGTATTGGTCCCCCAACTATCTTTTGGCTTTGGATAAATCAACTGCAGATTCTCTGTATGCAAGAGTGCCGGACTTTGGTGGCTACCTACTCAAACTTGGATCAGAGGCGCAACTTGGAAATCCTTTGCCAAAAATGGTCAATGAGATCGCTAAAAACCTTTTGCCTTATCATGGCGAAATACTTTTGAGAGGATTCGTTTACGGCAAATACCGATATACATTTATCACCGAAGAGTATAGAAATACAATGCAATATGACATTTATAAACCGAACGACGGAAAGTATCTTGAGAACGTGACAATTGTAGGTAAATCAAATCCGCTTGATTGGGATCTCGCAGCGCCTATCTCTCCGCTTGACGGCGCGATACAAAAAACAGCATACGGAACTGAAATGGTTATCGCAAAAAGCTGGCCCGCGTCTTGGCTTGAAAAATGGAAATGGTGGCTCGATTATGATAACTACCATAATGGGAAAGGAAGTTATAACAAAAACTATATTAAATGTCTCCTCGGTGTATCAATGATCAGCCCGTCGCCTGCATGGACATCAAACCCGCTTAATATGGTTAATTATTACGGATTGGGAAGACTTGCTTGGAATCCGGATTTGTCATTAGAACAAGTGTATGACGAATGGATTAGTTTGACTTTTGGAAATGATAAGATGATACATGATAAAATAAAAGAGATACTTTTTATGTCTGATGATGTACTTAAAAATCAATATATATATCGTGGGTACCGCGGTGTTTGGTTTGATACTTCACAGGATGACCTAATAGAAAAGAAAACAACTCATTGCATGAATACAGAAGGTATTGGAATCGTCAGTCCTGAGTTGGAAAAAAAAGTTATGGAGGAGTACACTCCCGAATTACAGAAAATTTTTAACGACCCCATTAAAGGTGAAGAATTTCTCCCGTACTTCCACTTTGTGAAGTATGATTACAAACTTACAAATGGAAGAACTGTTATTCAGGATTTATTCATGAATCTTGATGACGCAGTTGCCGGGGCAGAAAAAATGCTGGTTTACTGGAATGATCTTAAGAATAATATAAATGCGAAAATGTTCAAGTACACTCAAGATAATCTGGTAAATTATGTTGAAGATGTGAAAGACAGCAGAAGCAAAATGATTAAGATAATTGAAAAACTTAGCGGCAGGAAGTACAGTTTGGAAGTCGGAGGCAAATAG
- a CDS encoding trehalase family glycosidase, whose translation MKIKLNLLLLVGLIMCFSYSPSIAQDLKLDLNRVPFSIAGSYFALSSLNNRIPQDTLFINHFIGYDTRQVFKIIPLGINDKPMEYSINAAPWLTTLHAKENELKICFENPKTIRIQGNPHGFKLLSSMIKYPIAMPDGKQFRIIGRDRYDRFMITCLKGNIEISKLNSEYEIKIIPVDNICELSIEEYVSEWEPRDYASSFDECVTKTKNDFEAFTGKSPVVNAKYEDAKNLALYINWSSIVYPRGLMHRPGILMSKNWMNYIWSWDNCFNAIGMASAYPGIAWDQIMVVLENQDELGILPDRFRDVFIHYGFTKPPVYGYAIGQLEKINGVMNPDRYREVYPYMAKLTDFWLKYRDDNKNFIPEYHNGNDSGWDNATVFDTGFPVEGPDLSAFLVIQMDKLSEIAMKLGRTDESAEWKIKADKLYKRMMEEFWIDEKFVYKNSITNKYVENSQSLLPYIPIALGKRLPENIRKKLVNDLKNSGLLTQYGPATENPSSPKYAYDSYWRGPVWAPSTYIIVEGLNECGEKELAKEIAKRYCDLCLQNGFAENFDAVTGKPFRDQSYTWTASVFLTFLNKYLE comes from the coding sequence ATGAAAATAAAATTAAATTTGCTGTTACTGGTTGGTTTAATAATGTGCTTTTCTTACTCTCCTTCCATTGCGCAGGATTTGAAACTCGACCTGAATCGAGTTCCCTTCAGTATTGCCGGATCTTATTTTGCATTATCTTCTTTGAATAACCGGATTCCGCAGGATACGCTTTTTATCAATCACTTCATTGGATATGATACCAGGCAGGTCTTCAAAATCATTCCGCTTGGAATTAATGATAAGCCCATGGAGTATTCTATTAACGCGGCTCCCTGGCTTACTACATTGCATGCAAAAGAGAACGAATTGAAAATATGTTTTGAGAATCCCAAAACGATAAGAATACAAGGCAATCCCCACGGTTTCAAACTGCTATCTAGCATGATTAAGTATCCCATAGCAATGCCAGACGGAAAACAATTCAGGATCATCGGTAGAGACAGATACGACCGGTTTATGATTACCTGTCTGAAAGGGAATATCGAGATTTCAAAATTGAATTCCGAGTACGAAATTAAAATTATTCCGGTTGACAATATATGCGAACTTTCCATTGAAGAATATGTTTCCGAATGGGAACCCCGCGACTATGCTTCATCATTTGACGAATGCGTAACAAAAACCAAAAATGATTTTGAAGCTTTCACAGGTAAATCACCGGTAGTCAATGCAAAATATGAAGATGCGAAAAACCTGGCTTTGTATATTAATTGGTCGAGCATAGTTTATCCGAGAGGATTAATGCATCGTCCGGGAATTCTGATGTCAAAAAACTGGATGAACTATATCTGGAGTTGGGACAATTGTTTTAATGCTATCGGCATGGCTTCAGCATATCCCGGTATTGCCTGGGATCAGATTATGGTTGTTCTCGAAAACCAGGACGAACTAGGAATACTGCCCGATCGGTTTCGGGATGTCTTCATACATTATGGGTTTACAAAGCCGCCTGTTTACGGCTATGCTATCGGTCAGCTTGAAAAAATTAATGGTGTAATGAATCCGGACCGGTACCGCGAAGTTTATCCTTATATGGCAAAATTAACAGACTTCTGGCTTAAGTACAGAGACGATAATAAAAATTTTATTCCTGAATATCATAACGGAAATGATTCCGGCTGGGATAATGCAACGGTTTTTGATACCGGTTTTCCCGTTGAGGGACCTGACCTGAGCGCATTCCTCGTAATTCAGATGGATAAACTCTCTGAAATAGCTATGAAATTAGGAAGGACTGATGAGTCGGCAGAATGGAAAATAAAGGCGGATAAATTATACAAAAGAATGATGGAAGAATTCTGGATTGATGAGAAATTTGTTTATAAAAATTCTATTACTAATAAATATGTTGAAAACAGCCAGAGCTTGTTGCCGTATATTCCGATAGCATTGGGCAAAAGACTTCCTGAAAATATTCGCAAGAAATTAGTAAACGATCTGAAAAACAGCGGGCTTTTAACTCAATATGGACCGGCTACGGAAAATCCGTCAAGCCCTAAATATGCATACGACAGTTATTGGCGCGGACCGGTTTGGGCTCCGTCCACTTATATTATCGTCGAAGGTTTAAATGAGTGCGGTGAAAAAGAACTTGCAAAAGAAATTGCAAAAAGATATTGTGATTTATGTCTTCAAAACGGATTTGCCGAAAACTTTGATGCAGTTACAGGTAAACCATTCCGCGATCAATCGTATACTTGGACTGCCAGTGTATTCCTGACTTTTTTGAACAAATATTTGGAATAA
- a CDS encoding sialate O-acetylesterase codes for MILIQTGIIFCLTLIFGGRVDCQADLPVDSAVKKNQSLNLEIYLLIGQSNMAGRADIEIQDQDTLENVYLFTGIIGKEWERAANPLNKYSTVRKDLSMQKLGPGYTFAREIAKACVGKQIGLVVNARGGTAIAEWKPGTTFYNEAVKRAKMATESGTLKGVIWHQGESDVSKADTYLEKITEFIQSLRIDLGIPNLPFIAGQLSEDKPERHAFNEMILTLPSLVSHTGIITTEGTITKEGTHFNSTSQRLLGERYAVEMLKLLK; via the coding sequence ATGATACTTATACAAACTGGAATAATTTTTTGTCTAACATTAATATTTGGTGGCCGCGTTGACTGCCAGGCGGACTTACCTGTTGATTCAGCAGTTAAGAAAAACCAGTCGCTTAATCTGGAAATTTATTTGCTGATAGGCCAATCAAATATGGCTGGAAGAGCCGATATTGAAATACAGGATCAAGACACTCTTGAAAATGTTTACTTGTTTACTGGTATCATTGGAAAAGAATGGGAAAGAGCTGCTAATCCATTGAATAAATATTCTACGGTGCGAAAGGATCTGTCGATGCAGAAACTTGGACCTGGTTATACTTTTGCCCGCGAAATAGCTAAAGCCTGCGTTGGAAAACAAATTGGGCTGGTCGTTAATGCAAGAGGAGGAACAGCCATTGCAGAATGGAAGCCAGGAACCACATTTTACAATGAAGCAGTAAAACGAGCAAAAATGGCTACGGAAAGTGGCACTTTAAAAGGGGTAATTTGGCATCAGGGTGAATCTGATGTTTCAAAAGCAGATACCTACCTTGAAAAAATTACTGAGTTTATCCAGTCACTTCGAATCGATCTTGGAATTCCGAATCTGCCATTTATTGCCGGACAACTTTCTGAAGACAAACCAGAAAGACATGCATTCAACGAAATGATTTTGACTTTGCCTTCTTTGGTTTCTCACACAGGTATTATAACCACTGAAGGTACCATTACAAAGGAAGGTACTCATTTTAATTCGACCAGTCAGCGGTTGCTTGGTGAACGCTATGCTGTTGAAATGCTAAAACTTTTAAAATAA